In the genome of Luteitalea pratensis, the window TCGGCGCCGAGAGCTGCACCTCCTGTGCCCGCGGGGCCTTGACGCGAAACGTCACACGACGCTGTTGGTCGACGTCGGGCGACACGACGTTGGCCCCGAATGGCACCAGTCCGCCGATGTTGCGGTGCGGAGCCCAGTCGAGGTTGACGTGCGCCTGCTGCGCGAACGCAGGCGAAGCGCCCAGACATGCGATGACGGAGGCGGAGACGAGTCGAGCAGTGGCGGTGCGCATGTTGTCGATCCTGCCGGTGGCGCATCCTCGCACGTGGCGGGTGTGTCGGCAAGACCGGCAGAGCACGGCGGACCTGTACGGCTTGCCCGACCCGAGCGTTTCAAGCGGTGGAGACGTGCGATGAGCGCAATCGACGACAAGTACACGCAACTCGGTGGCCCTGGGGGCTTCCTGGGCAGACCGTTCGATGCCGGTGCAGGCAGTGGCGAAATGGATACGGCCGACCGGCGGGGTCGCTTCCGCGACTTCGAACGCGGGACGATCTACTGGACAGCCACGACCGGCGCTCACGAGGTCCACGGCGACATCCGTCTCAAGTGGGCACGCCTTGGTGGCGGCAGGAGCTTTCTCGGTTACCCGTTGACCGACGAAACCGGCACTCCCAACCGGCGCGGCCGCTTCAATCACTTCGAGCACGGGTCGATCTACTGGACACCCACGACCGGGGCGCACGAAGTACATGGCGCCATTCGCGACAAGTGGGCGAGCCTGGGGTGGGAGCGCAGTCGCCTCGGTTTCCCGACGAGCGACGAGAAGGCCGTGCCCAACAGCCGTGGACGCATCAGCGAATTCGAGGGCGGCGTCATCGTCTGGACGCCGGAAGGCGGCGCGCAGGTCCGCGTGCGCATCGACGACCCATAAATCCCGAGTGACCAACAACACGCTGCGCATGGCCGGCCAACGTACAAGGTGTTCCTCGCGTCTGCGCGCGGGCCTGATCGACCAGCGAACTACAGGCTCCTGGTCCTGAGCTGCTCCAGCAGGAAGTGCGTGGAGCGCACGGCCAGCGCCATGATCGTCAGCGTCGGGTTCTGCCACGAGCTCGACGGAAAACTCGAACCGTCCATCACGAACAGGTTGCCGACGTCGTGCGTCTGGAGGAATGGCGTGAGCACGGACGCCTTCGGGTCCGTGCCCATGCGCGCGGCGCCGACCTCGTGCGCCTGGCCGCGCATGCCGTGGCTCTGGCGAATGTTCGTGGCGCCGATGCGATCGAGGATCTCGGCCGCGTGCGTTGCCATGTCGCGGTGCAGAGCACGCTCGTTGTCGCGCGGCGTGATCCGCAGGCGTACGACAGGGATGCCGAACGCGTCGAGCGTGTCCTTGTCGACCGCGCAGGTGTTGTCCTCGTATGGCAGGCACTCGCCGAACCCAGCGAAGCTGAGCGTCGCGGGGCGCGGTTGCGCGATGGCGCGCTTGTAGGCCTCCCCGATCCCCGGGGCGGCGAAGTTGAAACCCGCGCCGACGTACGTGCTCAGCCCATAGCCGCGCACGAACCCGTCCGTCCTGGGCCCACCTGGCAGGTTACGGAAGCGCGGCGTCAATAGCCCGCATGGACGATTCGCCCCCGCCATCGTCGGCTGTTCGACGAGATCCGGCAAGTCGCCCGAGGCACCTGCGCCGGCGAAATGCGTCATGAGGTACTTGCCCAACACGCCGCTCGAGTTCGCGAGGCCGTTCGAATCCTGGCGCGTTGCCGAGTTGAAGAGCATGCGAACGGATTCGAGCGTCTGCGCGCAGAGGGCCACCGCGCGTCCGAAGATCTCGCGCGGTTGCCGGGTGGTGCGGTCGATGTAGAGCACACCACGGGCCCGGCGCGTGTTCGGGTCCATGAGCACCTTGTACGCCATCGCGCCGGTCACGAGCGTGCACCGGCCCGTCGCCACCGCATCCCTCATCGTCGTGAACGCGGAGTTGAAGTAGGAGTGCGTCACGCACCCGTGCTCGCACGGCCCGCAGTAGTGGCACGCCTGGCGCCCGTTGATCGGCTTCGTGAGGTTGGCGGTGCGGCCCTGCGTCACGGTATACCCGAACGCTTTCTTGACGCGCGAGCGGACGGCCATCTCGTTACAGGTGAGGCCCATCGGCGGCTGGAAGGGGCCGTCGGGGTACTGCGCCAGTCCCTCCTTCATGCCGGAGACGCCCACGTACTCCTCGACGAGGTCGTAGTACGGCTTGATCTCCGCGTACGTGATTGGCCAGTCGACGCCGACGCCGTCGTGCGACGCCGCCTTGAAATCGATGTCGCTCATGCGCAGGCAACCGCGTCCCCAGATGTTCATCCGGCCGCCGACCACGCGCGGCCGCACCCACAGGAACTTCGGATCGGAGTCGTCCAGGTAGGGTTCCTCGATATCGTTGACGTACCAGTCGGCGTTCCATTCGCGGACGGCGTACGACTGCGACTGCTGCGGCTGCGTGTGCTCGAACGGGGTCTTCGTGCGGCCCCGGTACTTGAGCTGGGGCGGCTGGACGTGCTCCTTGTAGTCCGCGTCGCTGAGCGCTCTACCAGCCTCGAGCACGGCCACGCGCAAGCCGGCCTCGGTGAGGCGCTTGGCGGCCCAACCCCCGGACGCACCGGATCCCACGATGACGACGTCGAAGTGCTGGCCCGCGGGATCGGTCTGCATGCTGGTATCCGGTGTTGTAGCCGTCGACCTTCCACCTTCGCCAAGACTACGGTGGACAAACCAGGTCGACGGGCGACCGTGTCTCCCGTGCCCTGACGATGACCGCCGGACTGACCTGTCCGCCGAAGCCTTGGCGCAGGCGGGAGTCCGGCGGCTACGTCCGGTGGGGGGCGCCGTCGAGGTCGAACCAATGAGATGTCATCTCGACGGACGCTTACTCGTGCCCCTCGGCGTGCGTGCACGCAGGGAAACTCTCGAAGAACACGTTGCCCGTGAAGCCCAACTCCTTCATGCCGGCCTCCGACGAGTAGTGCGCGCCGGCAATCCACGACTTGAGCGTCGCCACCGGCGTCGTCAGCGACTCGAGCAGTGCCGGCTGTTGCGTGGCAGGCAGCGCACGGAATGTCGAGCCGTGCTGATCGCGCGCCGCGGCGTCGACAGCGGCCAGCGCGCTGATGAACGTCAGCCGCAGGTCCTCGTGCTCGATCGCGAGCACTTCGTCGATCCAGGCCGGGCTGCCGCTCGCGACCGAACCGGGCACGATCAGCTCGGAGACGAGCGTGAGCGTCGCGAACTGGTGGGGGTCGAAGAACTGTGGCTTCTTCGCGACGGTGATGGCCGGTTTGGTCGGCCGTTGCGCAACGTGCGCCGCGAGCGGATGATGCGACTCGTGTGCGTCGGCCGGGGTCCCGGCCGCGAGGCCCAAGCCTGCCGCGAGGCCCTGCAGCGCCGAGCGGCGGGTGATTCCGCCCGGCGTGCCGGCGGATGCGCCAGCAGCGCTGGCGGAGTCTGGATGCCACACAAGCGGAAGTGCGCGACCGTGATCTGTCATGGACGTTCCGTACCGAAGAACCCGAAGACGAACACCGAACGCCGAACGCTGAACGCTGAACGCCGAACAGCCCAGCCAAAGGCGGAAGAGCCAAGGCCCAAGGCCGAGGCCGATGGCCCAAGCCAAAGTTGTAGGCGTCGAGATTGCTCGACGCTTGGCCGCGACATCGGACTGGGACAGTCTCGGATCACGCGTGTGGCGGGCGCTCCGGAGTATAGCGCCCGGTTCGACTACCCGCGACGCTCGCGATAGTAGGCCACGAGATCCAGCGGTAACGGCGGCGCAGCGCCGAGTTGCCGCAGCATCGTCGTCACCTGGCCGCGATGGTAGGTCCCGTGGTTCACCACGTGCTGCACGAGGTGCCATGCGCGGTCGGCAGACGAGCTGCCGTTCAGGAGCCGGTATTCGACCACCCGCTGCACGCCCGCGTCATCCAGGCCATCCACGTAGGTGCGCAGGCCCCCCTGGGTCTCCGCCCATCCCGCCCGGAGCGCCGCGCAGTCCTCGAAGCGATCAAGCGGCAGCCTGCTCGTCGGCGAGACGCCATGCAGACGCGAGAGCCAGATCCATTCCGCGTCGTGTACGTGCGTCAACGTGTCACGCACTGACCGGAAGCTGCTCGCGAGGTCGCGAACGAACTGCTCGGGCGTCAACGCGTCCACCGCGGCCAGCAGACGATGCGTCGCCCAGTAGTTGTAGTCGACGAGGGCGTGGAGGTCCTGCGGTGTCATGGCGCGATCGTGCCACGACTTCGCATCGAGCAAGCTCGACGCCTTCGCCACAGCTTCAAGGGCCCGCTGCCTTCGAGCTTTCCCCTTCGCCCCTGGCGTGAGGCATCAGGCATCAGGCATTAGGCATCAGGCATTAGGCATTAGGCATTACGGTGCCCGGCACCCGGAACCCGGAGCCCGGTACAAGTCCGTGTAACGCCGGGCCGTGTCGTCACACATGGCAAGTGAGGGCGGACACGGCGTCCGCCTGTAACGACCAGGAGACGTGACGTGATTGCCCAGGATCGCAAGCCCCAGCTGAATACCCGCGCCGACCAGCCGTTCCGATTCCTCGGCGTTCCGACGACCCTGCGCGCCACCCACGAGACCACCGGTGGCGCCTTCGGGCTGGTCGAGAATTCGGCCATGCCTCCGGGCTTCGGCTCGCCCTACCACGTCCACCACCGGGAGGACGAGTCGTTCTACGTGATCGAAGGTGAGGTCGCGTTCGTGGTCGATGGCCAGTGGCACTACGCCGGCCCCGGCTCCTTTGTCCACGGCCCTCGCGACATTCCGCACGGCTTCGCGGTGATCGGCACCAGGCCGGCCCGGATGCTGCTGCTTGCCACGCCGGGTGGCTTCGAGCAGTTCGTGCTGGCCCTGCGTACCCCGTTCGACACCACACCCGAGCCGCCGGACATGGCTGCGTTGATGGCAGCGGCAGCGCGTCATGGGGTCGACATCCTCGGTCCCCTGCCTGACATGCCTGACGACCTGCGCGGCGGCCGAGACGACGCACGCGCGGACATCGACCGCCTGCGCGCGACGCACATCGCCGCGCTCACGGCCAACGATGCAGCCGGCTGGACCGCGATCTTCGCCGACGACGCCGTGCAGTTACCACCGGTCGGTGCGGTCAACACCGGCACCGCTGCCATCGGCGCCTTCAACGAACGGTTCATGGCCATGTTCGCGGTGTCGAGCTTCAACATCACCCCCATGGGCCTCGAAGTGCACGGCGACGTCGCCATCGAACACGGCGACTACAACATCGTGCTGACGCCACACGGCGCGCCGGCCGGGATGAGCGACAGCGGCAAGTACATCACCACCTATCGGCGCAATGACGCGGGGGCGTGGCTGATCACGCGCGACGGCTGGACGAGCACGCTCCGCCCGCCCGCCGACGCGTGAGCGCACGCCTCGCTTGCCGCGGCGAAGCCGAAAGGCGACGCTGGCTTGCTGCGCCGAAGCCGTAAGGCGACGGTGGCTTGCCGGGGGCATGGCGGCGCTTACAATGCCGCCGTGCCGTCCGACCTCAGCGACGCCGACGTGGCCAGCCGTGCGGCAGCGGGGGACTCCCAGGCCGAGGCCGAGATGTGTCGCCGCATGGCGCCACGACTTCGCCTCTATGGCATGCGACACCTGCGGTCCGGCGCCGCTGCAGACGACCTGGTGCAGCAGGTGCTGCTGACGACGCTCGAGGCCCTGCGCGCAGGCAAACTGCGCGACTACGAGAAGCTGCCGCATTTCGTGCTGGGTATGGCCCGCATGACGGTGCTCGAACTGCGGCGCGGTGCGAAACGTCGCGGGGCGCTGCTCGAGATCTACGGCGCGATCCTGGTGCCAGAGGCGCCAATCGAACCGGAGGTGGATCGCGAGCGCTTGGGCCGGTGCCTGCAGTCGCTGAAGGAACGCGACCGCAGCGTCGTGATGCTGACGTTCTATGACGACCGCGCCGGCAGCGACGTCGCGCGGTTTCTCGGTGTCTCCGAGGCCAATGTGCGGGTGATCCGCCATCGCGCCATCCGGCAACTGCGCGGCTGCATGGAGGGGGAGGTCGCGTGATGGCCACGACACGGTCCGAACCGCCCCAGTGTTCGGCGCCGATCTCCGAGGAGATACTGCTCGAGTACTGGATGGCGGCCCTGGATGAGGCCGCTGAAACCGCGATCGAAGAGCACCTGTTCGCGTGCGACGAATGCGGTGGCCGGCTGCGCGGCACCATCGCGCTTGCCGAGGCACTGCGTGACGTCGCGCGCTCCGGCTCCCTTCGGGTGATCGTGAGCGACGACTTCGTGCGGCAGGCCAAGGCCGAGGGACGCACGGTTCGCGAATACACGCCGCCGCGCGGCGGCGTCGTCGCGTGCACGATCTCGGCCGACGACGACTTCCTCATCGCGCGTCTAGTCGCAGAACTCGCCGGCCTGCCCCGCGTGGACCTCGGCATCTACGACAGCGAGGGCCGCGAGCGGGGCCGCATGGCGGACGTCCCCGTGGACGCGGCCGCCCGGGCCGTGCTGTACCAAGAGTCGGCCACCTTCGCGAAAGCCGCGCCAGACGACGTCATGGTGCTGCGACTGCTCGCGGTGGAAGCCGGAGGCGAGCGCGTACTGGGCGAGTACGAGATGCGCCACACGCGGACGATTCCCGGCCCCGCCGCCTGGTAGCCGGGGGCGGGGCGCGTCGACCAAGGTCGACGCCTACACAATCCGTACCCCGTACCCTGTAGTCCAGAGCCCGAGATTAACGGTTCCCGGAACCCGGTGCCCGGAACCCGGTACCCGCTGGGTGCGGCGTTCAGCGTTCGGCGTTCGTCGATTTGGCTTGCCCGGGTGCCCCGTGCCCGGTACCCGGTGGCGCCGCGTTCGACGTTCAACGTTCGGCGTTCGTCGACTTGGCTTACCCGGTTCCCGGTGCCCGGTGCCCGGTACCCGGTTCCCGGTACCCGGTTCCCGGGTTTCTGCCCGTGTCAGCGTCCGCCTGCGCGATACGGCACGATCGTCTCGATGGTGCCGTCGGGACGATGGACGAGCGGCGTCACCTTGACGTTGCGGAGATGCGTCTGGCCCTTCGAGAGCTGCGCATCGTGGTAGAAGAGGTACCACTTGCCCTCCGACTCGACGATCGAGTGGTGCGTCGTCCAGCCCAGCACCGGTTCCATGATGCGGCCGCGGTACGTGAATGGTCCGTAGGGCGAGTCGCCGGTGGCGTATACGAGAAAATGCGTGTCGCCAGTCGAATACGACAGGTAGTACTTCCCGTTGTAGCGGTGGACCCAGGTGGCCTCGAAGAAGCGCCGCGTATTGTCGCCGTAGGTGAGGGGCCGCCCCTCCGCGTCGTTGATGATCACGTCGCGCACCGGCTCGGCCAGGTGACGCATGTCGTCGCGCAGTCGCGCGACCTTCGGCATCAGTGCGGGCGCGCCGGGCGCAGGATATGCGTCCTTGGCCTGATAGGCCCCCGATGCCCATCGCTGCAGTTGCCCACCCCAGATGCCGCCGAAATAGAGGTACGCAGCACCGTCGGCGTCGCGGAAGACTGCCGGGTCGATGCTGAATGCGCCGTCGATGGGCTCTGGGTCGGCCTTGAAGGGCCCGGCAGGATTGCTCGACACGGCCACGCCGATGCGGAACACGTCGCGCGCGTCCTTGGCCGGGAAGTACAGGTAGTACTGCCCACCGCGTTCGGCTGCGTCGGGCGCCCACATCTGCCGCTTGGCCCAGGGCACGCTGGCGATGTCGAGCGCCACGCCGTGGTCTTTCACGGCGCCGCCGATCCGATCCATCGACAGGACGTGGTAGTCGCGCATCGCGAAGTGGCTGCCGAGATCATCGGCAGGTACGCCGGCGTCGATGTCGTGGGACGGGTAGAGGTACAGCCGTCCGCCGAAGACGTGCGCCGAGGGGTCGGCGGTGTAGATGCCGGGCAGCAGTGGCTGGTCGAGAAACCACGGCCCACTGGACGTTTGCGCGGCAGCCGCGAGCGCGACGCCAAGGGCGAGCATGGGGGCGAGGAAGCCGAGGCGCATGGGTGTACTCCGGGCGATACAAGCCGCGTTCTGATTCTGGGAAACTGGCGACAGACTATCGCAGGTGCGGCCTTGGTCGATGACGAGGTAGGGCCGGGTCTCCGAGCCCGGCCTTCTGTTCGCGGTCGCCGTCTGTCAGGCGGCGTGGGCGGTCTCCGCAGCGACGAAGGTCTTCCTGCCGTCAGCGTGTGGCGTTCAGCGTTCGGCGTTCGTCTGGGCTTCTACTTCGCGCTCTTCGGATCGATCCGCAGGAAGCGGGCGGCGTTGTTGTACAGGATGTCGCGCTTCTGCTCGGGTGTCAGGTAGTCGGCATTCTGGATGATGCTGATCGAATACGCCATCAGCTTCGGCCACACGAGTTGATCGGTGCCGAACATCACGCGATCGCCGAACCCGCCGTCCACGAGCCGTTCGATGTACCGGTTCACTTCCTTCAACGGATAGCTCCAGATCAACCCGGCGAGGTCCACGTACACGTGCGAGTTCGCCTGCAGCAGCGTGAGCATGTTGTCGATCATCGGATAACCGGCGTGCATCACCTGGACGCGCAGCTTCGGATGTCGTGCGAGGAGTTCCTCGAGCAGGAGCGGGTTGCCCATGGAGCCACGGAACGTCGATCGCGTCACGTTGGATCGACCCGATCCGCCGGTGCCCATGTGGATGGCGACGGGGATGTCGAGTTCCTCGGCGAGCGCAAAGTACTGGTCGACACTCATGTCGCTCGGCGACACGCCCTGGTACTGCAGGCCGATCTCGCCCATCACCTTGAAGCCGTCCTTGGCGAAACTGGTGCGCAGTTGATCGAGGGGGACCCGCGCGCCGGCCGCCTCGAAACCGGTGCCCGGAATCACGCGCCCTGGCGCCGCGTCGATCCATTTGCGGACGCTTTCCGGCGTGCCGAAGACCACCGCGGTCACGTTCAGCCGCTCCATGTCCGCGACGACGTCCTTGATGTACTCGCCCTTCGCCGCGGGATACAGCTTGGGCGTGCACTCTTCCTGCGCCCAGCCGTTGGTGGCTTCCTTGGTGGCGGGATCCGAGGCCGTGAACCTCGACGTGTTCGGGCACATCGGGACAGCGGTAGGACCGGAGTCGTCCATCGCGTGGAAATGGACGTCGAGCACCGGCGGGGCCTGCCGCGACGTGTTCTGGGCGTACGACACGGCTGCCGGCGCCAGGCAGATCGCGGCGCACGCGAGGCGCCTCGTGACATGGCGGAGAGGTGGAGTCATGCGTGCATCGTAACCCCGCTATAATCCGCGCGATGTCGCCTTCGTTCTCGCGACGTGAGTTCATCGCGTCCGGCACCGCCCTTGCCGCGGGTATTGTCGTGCCTGGCTGGGCCGAGATCTTCCAGTCAGGTCCTGACGTCGACGCGGTACGCGCCGAGGCCGCTGACGAGGCGCTTGCGCAGGCGGCGAAGTTGGGAGCCTCCTACGCAGACATCCGCGTCAACCGCTACCGGCGCGAGTCGATCGCGACGCGTGAGCGTCAGGTGCAGAACGTCTCGCGCTCGGCGAGCTACGGCATGGGCCTCCGGGTGCTGGTCAACGGCGCCTGGGGTTTCGCGGCGAGTCATCGCGTCGACGCGGCGACGGCCCGGACCCTCGCCGGGCAGGCAGTGGCGATCGCCAAGGCCAATGCCGCCCTGGCGGCACGCAAGGTGGTGCTCGCATCCGCCGATACGGTGAAGGCCACTTGGACCAGCGCCTTCACGCGTGACCCGTTCGACGTGCCCATCGATACGAAGCTGGCGTTCCTGATGAAGCTGAACGAGACGGCGCTCGCCGTCCCCGGCGTCTCGTTCGTCAGCTCGCAGTTGCTGTTGGTCGACGAGCACAAGTACTTCGCGTCGAGCGAGGGCTCGCGGATCACGCAGCGGCTGGTGCGGACGTATCCGCAGTTCACGACCACCGCCGCCGACCGCGCACGCGGCGACTTCCAGACGCGACCGGTCGTCGATCGGGCGAAGCTGGTTGGATACGAGTACGTCGAGGACTATCCCTGGCTGCAGGACGCGGAGCAGGCTGGCCACGAGGTCGTGGAGAAGCTGAAGGCCGCACCGGTGACGCCCGGCCGCTACGACATCGTGGTCGATCCTTCTCAGCTCTTCCTGTGTATTCACGAATCGGTCGGGCACTCGACCGAACTCGATCGCGCGCTCGGGTATGAAGCCAACATGGCCGGCACGAGTTTCCTGAAACCTGGTGACGCCGGCACGCGACGGTTCGGCGCGACGATCGTCAACCTGGTCGCCGATCGCAGCCAGCCCGGTGGCCTTGCGACGACCGGCTACGACGATGAGGGCGTGAAGGCGGACAAGTGGTCCCTCGTGCGTGGCGGCATGTTCGTTGATTGGCAGACGACGCGTGAACTGGCGCCGCTGGTCGGGCAGCAGCGCTCCCACGGCTGCCTGCATTCGGACAACTGGGCGAGCGTGCCCTTCCCGCGGATGCCGAACGTCTCGCTGCAGTCGGCGAGCACCGAGGTGACGCGCGACGAGTTGTTCAGTGGCATCAAGCGCGGGCTGTTCATCGAAGGGCGGGGTGTCTCGTCGATCGATCAGCAACGCTACAACTTCCAGTTCGGCGGGGCGGTGATCCGCGAGATCCGTGACGGCAGGCTCGGCGCGATGGTCAAGGACGCGGCGTACCAGTCGCGCACGCCGGAGTTCTGGGCGTCGTGTGACGGCATCGGCGGCCCGGCTTCGTATCGGTTGTGGGGAACGTCGGCCGACGGCAAGGGCGAGCCCGGTCAGACCAACGCCGTCAGCCATGGTTGTCCGCCGGCGCGCTTCCGTCAGGTCAACGTCCTGAACACGGCAGGGTCATCGTGACGCGGGGGCAGGCGGGATGCTGAGTCGCGATGAAGCACTGACCCTGTGCGAGACCGTCCTCGCGCACGCCAGGGCGGCGGGTGCCGAGGATGCCGTCGTGTCGGTTGCGAGCGAGGTCGCCGCGCACGCGCGCTTCGCGGACAATCGCGTCACGACCAGTGGACGCTCTGAAGACCTGACCATCACCGTCACGGTGTGGGTGGACAAGCGGCGTGGTGCGACAAGCGGCAACGACGCGAGTGCCGCGGCGCTTGGGCAACTGGCCGGCGAGGCGGTGCAGATCGCACGAATCTCGCCCGTTCATCGCGAGTACGTGCCGACGCTTGGTCCTCTCGAGTACCCCGACTCGCGCGGATTCGTCGACGCCACTGCGGATGTCGACGTTGCCGCGCGTGCCGTTGCGCTCCAGGACGTGCTGCGCACGTGTCGCGAGGCAAGCGTCAGCGGCGCCGGCGTGCACACCACGAATGCCTCTGCGACCGCCGTGGCCACTGCCAATGGCAATCGCCGGTACTTTCGCGCGAGCGAGGCGGCGTGCAGCATCACCGCGCGCACCGAGGACGGCACCGGGTCTGGCTACTACGCGGGCGATCACTTCGACGTGCGCCAGGTGGATGCCGCGCAGATCGCACGGCAGGCGGTGGAGAAGGCGGTACGGTCGCGCGATCCGAAGCCGATCGAGCCGGGCACGTATCCGGTCATCCTCGAAGCCCAGGCCGTCGCCGATCTCATGGGGTTCCTGGTGGGCGCGCTGGACGCACGGAGCGCAGACGAGGGGCGCAGCGCATTCTCGGCCAAGGACGGCAAGACCCGCCTCGGCGAGTCCATGTTCGACACGCGCCTGAGCCTGCACAGCGATCCGATGCATGCCGAACTTCCGGGCATACCGGCGACCGACGAGGGGATTCCGGCGGAGCGCATCACGCTGATCCGGAATGGTGTGCTGGAGCGGCTGACCTACCCGCGTTTCTGGGCCGCGGATCGCAAGCAGACGCCTACGCCCGGGCCCACCAACTTCATCGTCGAGAGCGCCACGCCGCTGACGCCGCTCCCGGAGATGATCAAGGGCCTGGCGCGCGGGCTGCTGATCTCGCGATTCTGGTACGTGCGGCTCGTCGACCCGCGCACCATCGTGCTCACCGGGCTCACGCGCGATGGCCTGTGGTGGGTGGAGGACGGCGTCATCCAGCGTCCGGTACGCAACCTGCGGTTCAACCAGAGCGTGCTGGCGATGCTCGCGCCGTGGAACGTCGAGGCCATCGGCCCGTCAGTGCGACGCTCGCCGTTCATGGTGCCGCCACTGCGGGTGGGCGCCTTCACCTTCACGTCGATCTCCGACGCGATCTGAAATCGATGCCCGCCTGGATGGTAGGGCGCGCATTCGGAGCGTAGCCGTCGACCTTTAGGTCGACGGTCAGTACAGTCGTGGTTGCACCGCGAGTACCGGCCGCACGATACTCCCCGGCGTCAGTCCATCATTCGGCCCGCACAGGAGAACCCTCATGGCTCGTCACAACCCGGTCGGCTGGTTCGAGATCTACGTCCAGGACGCGGATAGGGCGCGGAAGTTCTACGAGGCCGTCTTTGAGGTCACCCTCCAACGGCTGCCGGGTCCCGACATCGAGATGTGGGCCTTCGGGATGGATCCGGCGGCGCCGGGGGCGTCGGGCGCGCTCGTGAAGATGCCTGGTGTGCCCTCGGGCGGCAGCACGATGGTCTACTTCAGTTGCGAGGACTGTGCGGTCGAGGGCGGCCGTGTCGCCGGCGCGGGCGGCAAGGTGCATCGCGACAAGATGTCGATCGGCCAGTACGGCTTCGTCGTGCTCGCGGTCGATACCGAGGGCAACATGTTCGGCCTGCACTCGATCAAGTAGGCCGCCGCCGGACTCCAACGAATCTCGTAGGCGCCGGACTTGTCCGGCGCGCTGCCGCGGGACGACCTGTCTGCCGTAGCCTCGGCGAAGGCGGAAGTCCCGCGGCGACACCTCCATGGATTCGTGCCAGCCGGTGGCGCGTGCGCCATGCGCCGCTGTCCCGCGGTCACCGAATCAGTCGCACAGCGACGCAATCGCCCGTTCGATGACACCGCTCGCGCGCAGCAAGGCCTCGCCCGC includes:
- a CDS encoding LGFP repeat-containing protein; this encodes MSAIDDKYTQLGGPGGFLGRPFDAGAGSGEMDTADRRGRFRDFERGTIYWTATTGAHEVHGDIRLKWARLGGGRSFLGYPLTDETGTPNRRGRFNHFEHGSIYWTPTTGAHEVHGAIRDKWASLGWERSRLGFPTSDEKAVPNSRGRISEFEGGVIVWTPEGGAQVRVRIDDP
- a CDS encoding GMC oxidoreductase — encoded protein: MQTDPAGQHFDVVIVGSGASGGWAAKRLTEAGLRVAVLEAGRALSDADYKEHVQPPQLKYRGRTKTPFEHTQPQQSQSYAVREWNADWYVNDIEEPYLDDSDPKFLWVRPRVVGGRMNIWGRGCLRMSDIDFKAASHDGVGVDWPITYAEIKPYYDLVEEYVGVSGMKEGLAQYPDGPFQPPMGLTCNEMAVRSRVKKAFGYTVTQGRTANLTKPINGRQACHYCGPCEHGCVTHSYFNSAFTTMRDAVATGRCTLVTGAMAYKVLMDPNTRRARGVLYIDRTTRQPREIFGRAVALCAQTLESVRMLFNSATRQDSNGLANSSGVLGKYLMTHFAGAGASGDLPDLVEQPTMAGANRPCGLLTPRFRNLPGGPRTDGFVRGYGLSTYVGAGFNFAAPGIGEAYKRAIAQPRPATLSFAGFGECLPYEDNTCAVDKDTLDAFGIPVVRLRITPRDNERALHRDMATHAAEILDRIGATNIRQSHGMRGQAHEVGAARMGTDPKASVLTPFLQTHDVGNLFVMDGSSFPSSSWQNPTLTIMALAVRSTHFLLEQLRTRSL
- a CDS encoding gluconate 2-dehydrogenase subunit 3 family protein, whose translation is MTDHGRALPLVWHPDSASAAGASAGTPGGITRRSALQGLAAGLGLAAGTPADAHESHHPLAAHVAQRPTKPAITVAKKPQFFDPHQFATLTLVSELIVPGSVASGSPAWIDEVLAIEHEDLRLTFISALAAVDAAARDQHGSTFRALPATQQPALLESLTTPVATLKSWIAGAHYSSEAGMKELGFTGNVFFESFPACTHAEGHE
- a CDS encoding DinB family protein, whose product is MTPQDLHALVDYNYWATHRLLAAVDALTPEQFVRDLASSFRSVRDTLTHVHDAEWIWLSRLHGVSPTSRLPLDRFEDCAALRAGWAETQGGLRTYVDGLDDAGVQRVVEYRLLNGSSSADRAWHLVQHVVNHGTYHRGQVTTMLRQLGAAPPLPLDLVAYYRERRG
- a CDS encoding SgcJ/EcaC family oxidoreductase; the protein is MIAQDRKPQLNTRADQPFRFLGVPTTLRATHETTGGAFGLVENSAMPPGFGSPYHVHHREDESFYVIEGEVAFVVDGQWHYAGPGSFVHGPRDIPHGFAVIGTRPARMLLLATPGGFEQFVLALRTPFDTTPEPPDMAALMAAAARHGVDILGPLPDMPDDLRGGRDDARADIDRLRATHIAALTANDAAGWTAIFADDAVQLPPVGAVNTGTAAIGAFNERFMAMFAVSSFNITPMGLEVHGDVAIEHGDYNIVLTPHGAPAGMSDSGKYITTYRRNDAGAWLITRDGWTSTLRPPADA
- a CDS encoding RNA polymerase sigma factor, with the translated sequence MPSDLSDADVASRAAAGDSQAEAEMCRRMAPRLRLYGMRHLRSGAAADDLVQQVLLTTLEALRAGKLRDYEKLPHFVLGMARMTVLELRRGAKRRGALLEIYGAILVPEAPIEPEVDRERLGRCLQSLKERDRSVVMLTFYDDRAGSDVARFLGVSEANVRVIRHRAIRQLRGCMEGEVA
- a CDS encoding glycoside hydrolase family 43 protein, which produces MRLGFLAPMLALGVALAAAAQTSSGPWFLDQPLLPGIYTADPSAHVFGGRLYLYPSHDIDAGVPADDLGSHFAMRDYHVLSMDRIGGAVKDHGVALDIASVPWAKRQMWAPDAAERGGQYYLYFPAKDARDVFRIGVAVSSNPAGPFKADPEPIDGAFSIDPAVFRDADGAAYLYFGGIWGGQLQRWASGAYQAKDAYPAPGAPALMPKVARLRDDMRHLAEPVRDVIINDAEGRPLTYGDNTRRFFEATWVHRYNGKYYLSYSTGDTHFLVYATGDSPYGPFTYRGRIMEPVLGWTTHHSIVESEGKWYLFYHDAQLSKGQTHLRNVKVTPLVHRPDGTIETIVPYRAGGR
- a CDS encoding amidohydrolase family protein codes for the protein MTPPLRHVTRRLACAAICLAPAAVSYAQNTSRQAPPVLDVHFHAMDDSGPTAVPMCPNTSRFTASDPATKEATNGWAQEECTPKLYPAAKGEYIKDVVADMERLNVTAVVFGTPESVRKWIDAAPGRVIPGTGFEAAGARVPLDQLRTSFAKDGFKVMGEIGLQYQGVSPSDMSVDQYFALAEELDIPVAIHMGTGGSGRSNVTRSTFRGSMGNPLLLEELLARHPKLRVQVMHAGYPMIDNMLTLLQANSHVYVDLAGLIWSYPLKEVNRYIERLVDGGFGDRVMFGTDQLVWPKLMAYSISIIQNADYLTPEQKRDILYNNAARFLRIDPKSAK